CGATCGGTCCGCACGGCCTGCAATTGCTCGGCTCGGGTGAGGACGTTCTTCATGTTGCCGAACTGGGCGTTGTGCTGCTGCTGTTCGTGATCGGCCTGGAACTCGATCCCCGAAAGCTCTGGCGCATGAAGCGGGACATATTCGGGCTGGGAACCGCCCAGGTCGTCCTGACCGGAGCAAGCCTTTTCGCGGTCGCCCGTCTGGTTGGAATGCCCTTTTCAACGGCCTTCGTGGCCGGGTTCGGCCTCGCATTGTCGTCAACTGCATTTGCCCTTCAGATCCTTCAGGAACGCGGGCAGCTGTCATCGCCCTACGGCCAGCGTGCCTTCGGTATTCTGCTGCTTCAGGATATCGCCATCGTGCCGCTTTTGGCGATGGTCGCGATCCTGGCACCGGGCGAGGGCCCGTCCACGGCCGCTGAAATCGTGACAGAAATCCTGATCGTTCTGGGCGCCGTTGCGGCGGTGATCCTGACCGGTCGCTATCTCATATCCCCGATATTCCTGTTTCTGGCCGCCAGCCGTGCGCGCGAGGTCATGCTGACGGCGGCCCTGCTGGTCGCGCTGGGCAGTGCCGGGATCATGCACTCGGTTGGCCTGTCGATGGCGCTGGGTGCCTTTCTGGCCGGCGTGCTGCTTGCTGAATCGAGTTTCAGACACACGCTCGAAGCGGATATCGAGCCGTTCCGCTCGCTTCTGATGGGGCTGTTTTTCGTGGCCGTCGGCATGTCGCTCGACGTGTCGCTCGTGATCGAGAACTGGCTTGTCGTCGCTGCCGGCGTTGCCATTGTCATGGGGATCAAGGGCCTGTTCCTCTGGGGCCTGTCCCGAGGCACCGGGTCACCGAATTCGGATGCCATGCGCATCGCCGTGACGCTGCCGCAGGGCGGCGAGTTCGCCTTCGTGCTTTTCACCGCAGCCGTCAGCAA
This region of uncultured Roseibium sp. genomic DNA includes:
- a CDS encoding monovalent cation:proton antiporter-2 (CPA2) family protein; the protein is MATEGAPPFFAEAIVFLAATCVAVPIAKRLGLGSVVGYLAAGAAIGPHGLQLLGSGEDVLHVAELGVVLLLFVIGLELDPRKLWRMKRDIFGLGTAQVVLTGASLFAVARLVGMPFSTAFVAGFGLALSSTAFALQILQERGQLSSPYGQRAFGILLLQDIAIVPLLAMVAILAPGEGPSTAAEIVTEILIVLGAVAAVILTGRYLISPIFLFLAASRAREVMLTAALLVALGSAGIMHSVGLSMALGAFLAGVLLAESSFRHTLEADIEPFRSLLMGLFFVAVGMSLDVSLVIENWLVVAAGVAIVMGIKGLFLWGLSRGTGSPNSDAMRIAVTLPQGGEFAFVLFTAAVSNSLLDYQTANLLNAIVILTMLLTPLACLGLDRLAARAKALGVENPSIETFEEAAPTVLVIGFGRFGMVVAQILTSEGLEITAIDNRPDRIDYARKQGYKVYYGDATRADVLAAAGAGKAALVAMCIENDKIMARAIDEIRDGFPDALIFCRATDRAHVLDLTRRGVDYQIRETFESSVVFGRAALEALGTPLDRIDQIEEDVRARDQERLAVQMEQGMFAGSDRLHKVTPRRRAEDRQETPAQHNETV